Below is a genomic region from Ancylomarina subtilis.
GATTATATTACTGACTGGAATGCTTCAGAGAAATCACATAGCTATATTAAGGTAGGAGAATATACAGTTAGCATAACAGGACAAATAGAAGGATTTAGTTTTTATGATTCTGGGATAAATGGAACACCTAATGCTATTATTGATATTACTCAGTGGGGTGAAGAATTTAGATTTGGTAACAAGGGAGCTTATTTCAAAGACTGTTTTAACCTAACAGGCTTTAGTGCAACTAACACTCCCAACCTAGAGGGAACTTTAAATATGTCTTATATGTTTTTTTATGCAAAAAAATTTAACGGAGACATTAGCAATTGGGATGTGTCAAATATTACAGATATGAATTGGATGTTTTATCAGGCAGATGCATTTAACAAGGATATTAGCAATTGGGATGTATCAAATGTTACAGATATGAGTGTAATGTTTGCATATACATCAGCATTTAACCAAGACATTAGCAATTGGGATGTGTCCGCTGTTACAGATATGAGTTATATGTTTTCTAAAGCAAGTGTATTTAATCAAGACCTTAGCAATTGGAATGTATCAGCCGTTATAGATATGCAAGGTATGTTCTCTGAGGCAAGTGCATTCAACAAAGATCTCAGCAGTTGGGATGTGTCAACAGTTACCAATATGTATAGAATGTTTATGAAAGCAAGTGCATTTAACCAGGATATTAGCAATTGGGATGTGGCAGGTGTTACAGATATGTCTGCAATGTTTTCATATGCAACGATATTTAACCAAGACATTAGCAATTGGGATGTATCAGCTGTTACAACCATGGAATCAATGTTTTCTGGGGCAAGTGTGTTTAACCAAAACCTTAACGAATGGAATATATCAGCTGTGACAAACACAAGTTTTATGTTTATAGACGCAAGTGCATTTAACGGAGATATTAGCAGTTGGGATGTGTCAGCTATTAAAAGTATGTCTTATATGTTTTATGAGGCAAGTGCATTTAACCAAGACCTTAGCAGTTGGGACGTTTCACAGGTAACAAATAGTGATCATTTCGATGTTGGAGCAAGTGCTTGGACAAACTCAGCTTGGAAACCAAACTTTCCATAATTAGGAGAACGCAAATATAAATTGTTAATATCTTAACTCAATTAAAATTCAAGTATTCCATAACAATCTCGTAAAACTTAACACATAGTAATTAATAAATAATAAAATTCAACGGCCTTAATTAAACCTATAGAACTACATATACTTAAACTACTTGAAACTTAAAATAATTATGAAACAGATCATTTTTATAAGCCTGCTTATTGCAGTGTTATTTTCTGCCTGTGAAAAGGATACCGACTATTCTAACCAAAAAGAAATTATCAGTTTTATCTTTGAAGAACTTACCCCTAAAGTAACTGCCACCATTGACGAAACAGATGGTACTATTAGCAGAACTTCCTTTTGGCACAAATATAAAGGCATTAACACCTACTATCATCATTTCTGCCGGAGCATAGGTAAGCCCAGCAAGCAATGTAGCTACAGACTTTACAAAACCTGTTAGCTATACAGTTACGGCAGAAGATGGCATAACAAAAACTTATGTGCTTACGGTAACTGTAGTCAAAATAATCTCTTCTTTTGTCTTTGAAGGGCTAAACTAGGAAGTTTGATTCTTTTAATCCCTAATTTGATACTCTAAGCATGAAAATTAGAATTCTCAATTATAATTTACTTATTATGAACATCCTCTTTGCTAAATGGACTTTGCCCAGTTGCGTTACAGGTACCTATAGGGTATTCTTAAAAATACGAGCTTCCTTATCGTTATTAAATAAGCTATTTGTTACAAAAAGAAGTAACACAAGAGAACTTCGATAAGCAGAGCCGGCAACATATTTAGAACACGAATTCTTTTAATATCAAGAATTGTAACTCCCAAACCCAATATTAAAATCCCGCCAATTCCTGTCAAT
It encodes:
- a CDS encoding BspA family leucine-rich repeat surface protein produces the protein MKQIIFISLLIAVLFSACKKKNEYSDQKEITSFTFEELTPNVAATINETDGTITAELPFGTNIKTLIPTIIISTRAKVSPASNVATDFTKPVNYTVTAEDGTTKTYVFTVTLGANDEKTISSFTFEELSPIVSATINETNATISAKVPFDTDVTTLTPTIIISANATINPESNTAKDFTKPVTYTLTAEDGTTKTYIVTVILGANDEKAISSFIFEGLNPKVSATIDETGSTITAKVPMGTNLTLTPIIAISENATISPASGTAIDFTKPVNYTVTAEDGTTKTYVINVIETIPFISVWKTTKANEEIELPLVDDGVYDFTVNWGDGRSDYITDWNASEKSHSYIKVGEYTVSITGQIEGFSFYDSGINGTPNAIIDITQWGEEFRFGNKGAYFKDCFNLTGFSATNTPNLEGTLNMSYMFFYAKKFNGDISNWDVSNITDMNWMFYQADAFNKDISNWDVSNVTDMSVMFAYTSAFNQDISNWDVSAVTDMSYMFSKASVFNQDLSNWNVSAVIDMQGMFSEASAFNKDLSSWDVSTVTNMYRMFMKASAFNQDISNWDVAGVTDMSAMFSYATIFNQDISNWDVSAVTTMESMFSGASVFNQNLNEWNISAVTNTSFMFIDASAFNGDISSWDVSAIKSMSYMFYEASAFNQDLSSWDVSQVTNSDHFDVGASAWTNSAWKPNFP